Proteins from a single region of Oceanispirochaeta sp.:
- a CDS encoding DNA-directed RNA polymerase subunit alpha, whose amino-acid sequence MARKNLLKGFKRPKGITFEHGEQESGYGKFMAYPFERGYGATIGNSLRRILLSSIQGYAITAVRITSYNKDGNAHVITSEFESIPEVVEDTPELISNLKSLQLSLPEDIEEKTILVEWKGIGVMTGADLEKDGITVTNKDLKICTLMENADLEFEIQIDLGRGYVPSELNDKYIEVVGTIPIDSIFSPIRKVRYEVENTRVGQRSDYDKLILEIWTDGTISPEDALAESAKIAKDHFTIFINFDEDDVVGDDEVDEEEERVKALLDTPVEELELSVRSSNCLKNANIKTIGDLTRRTEEDIAKTRNFGKKSLMEIKEKLKEWNLSLGMVDYSVLKKTIKLENNKEE is encoded by the coding sequence ATGGCACGTAAAAACCTATTGAAGGGATTTAAACGACCAAAAGGAATCACCTTTGAACATGGTGAGCAAGAATCTGGTTATGGTAAATTTATGGCTTACCCTTTTGAAAGAGGATATGGAGCAACAATCGGTAATTCATTACGTCGGATTTTGCTTTCTTCTATTCAGGGATACGCCATAACAGCAGTGAGAATTACAAGCTACAATAAAGATGGTAATGCTCATGTTATAACCAGTGAATTTGAATCCATTCCTGAAGTCGTTGAAGATACACCCGAATTGATAAGCAATTTAAAATCTCTGCAATTAAGCCTTCCTGAAGACATTGAAGAGAAGACAATCCTTGTTGAGTGGAAAGGGATTGGCGTCATGACTGGTGCAGATCTTGAAAAAGATGGTATCACAGTGACCAACAAAGACCTCAAGATTTGTACCTTGATGGAAAATGCTGATCTCGAATTCGAAATTCAGATAGACCTTGGAAGAGGCTATGTTCCTTCTGAACTGAATGATAAATATATTGAAGTTGTAGGGACAATCCCTATTGATTCAATCTTTTCCCCCATCAGGAAAGTAAGGTATGAAGTTGAGAATACTCGTGTCGGTCAGAGGTCTGACTATGACAAATTGATCCTTGAAATCTGGACCGATGGTACAATTTCACCTGAGGACGCTCTTGCAGAGTCAGCCAAAATTGCTAAAGACCATTTCACTATTTTTATCAATTTTGATGAAGACGATGTGGTTGGAGATGATGAAGTTGATGAGGAAGAAGAGAGAGTTAAAGCTCTTTTAGACACTCCTGTTGAAGAACTCGAATTGTCAGTACGCTCAAGTAATTGTCTAAAAAATGCAAACATCAAAACAATTGGTGATTTAACCAGAAGAACTGAAGAGGATATTGCTAAAACCAGAAATTTTGGTAAAAAATCTTTGATGGAAATTAAAGAAAAGCTGAAAGAATGGAATCTCTCTTTAGGTATGGTTGATTATAGTGTTTTGAAAAAAACAATTAAACTTGAGAATAATAAGGAAGAATAG
- the rpsK gene encoding 30S ribosomal protein S11 — MAKTKKKKEKKNIFEGNVYIQATFNNTIVTITDLKGNAVAWSSAGSLGFKGAKKSTPYAAQTTAETAANRALDFGLQEVNVFVKGPGVGRESAIRSLGGLGLRVKSIRDITPIPHNGCRPKKSRRV, encoded by the coding sequence TTGGCTAAGACAAAGAAAAAGAAAGAAAAGAAAAATATATTTGAGGGTAATGTTTATATTCAGGCTACCTTCAATAATACTATCGTAACCATTACTGACTTGAAGGGAAATGCAGTTGCATGGAGTAGTGCTGGATCCCTGGGTTTTAAGGGTGCTAAAAAATCTACTCCCTATGCCGCTCAGACTACAGCCGAAACAGCAGCCAACAGAGCCCTTGATTTTGGGCTTCAGGAAGTTAACGTTTTTGTTAAAGGTCCTGGTGTCGGTCGGGAATCTGCGATCAGATCCTTGGGTGGACTTGGTCTTCGGGTGAAATCTATCAGGGATATTACTCCAATTCCTCATAATGGATGCCGTCCTAAAAAGAGCAGAAGAGTATAA